The Comamonas piscis region TGCGCGCTCTTGCTGCACGGCCTTGCGCATGGTCTTGGCCCAGTAGTCGTGCTGGCAGACGAACAGGCCTTCGTCCTCGCTGCGCTCACCGCTGAGCAAGGGGCTCATGCCCATCTTCTTCGCGTTCTCGTCGGGGCCCTCGATCCACAGCGGTGCGCCACGGCTCATGTCGTTCCAGCGCACTGCGCTGCCGGCATAGCCTGCCTGGCAGGCGCGGAACTCTTCCAGGTCATCGGCCGTGCCCATGCCTGAGACGTTGAAGAAATCCTCGTACTGGCGGATGCGGGTGGCGCGGTCTTGTGCGCTTTCGCCCTTGGGGCCAAAGCAGAAGATGCTGATCTCCGTCTGGTTCACGTTCAAGGGGCGGGCCACGCGGATCTGGGTGCCGAACTGGTCCATCAGGAACACATTGGGGTAGAGGCAGAGGTTGCGGGTTTGGCGCACGATGAAATCTGCGCGCTCCTGGCCCACGCGCTGGGCCAGCTCTTCACGCTGGTTCCAGATCGGGCGCACCTCGGGGTTCAGGGTGTTGGTCCACAGCAGGATGTGGCCGTTCTCAAAACCATAGACGCCGGCGACCGACTTGCTCCAGTTGTTGGCATCGGTGGCCTTGGTGCCTTCGGCATTGCGGCGGCTCATCGTGGCGGCATAGTTCCAGTGCACGGAGCTGACGTGGTAGCCGTCGCAGCCGTTTTCCATCTGCATCTTCCAGTTGCCGTCATAGATGTAGCTGGAGTTGCCGCGCAGCACTTCCAGGCCCTCGGGCGCCTGGTCCACGATCTGGTCGATGATGACCCGGGTCTCGCCCAGGTAGTCTTCCAGCGGCTGCACATCGGCGTTCAGGCTACCAAACAGAAAGCCCCGGTAGTTCTGGAAGCGCGCGACCTTGGTCAGGTCGTGCGAGCCGTTCTTGTTGAAGGTGATCGGGTACTCGGTGGTTTTCTCATCCTTGACCTTGAGCAGCTTGCCGGCGTTGCTGAAGGTCCAGCCATGGAAGGGGCAGGTGAAGCTGCCCTTGTTGCCATGCTTTTTGCGGCACAGCATGGCGCCCTTGTGCGCGCAGGCATTGATCACTGCATGCAGCTCGCCTTGCTTATCGCGGGTGATGATGATGGGCTGGCGGCCGATCGACGTGGTGTAGTAGTCGTTGTTGTCGGCGATCTGGCTCTCGTGCGCCAGGTAGACCCAGTTCGATTCGAACAGGTACTTCATCTCCAGCTCGAACAGCTCGGGGTTGGTGAAGATGTCGCGGCGGCAGCGGTAGATGCCGGCTTCCTTGTCGTCGTGCAGGGCTGTCTCCAGCAGTTGTTCGACGGCGCCGAAGGTGTCGGTAGAGGCAATCGTGGTCATGGTGAGGTCTCCTGGGGTACAGCTCCGCCTCGCAACGCTGATCGCGGCGCGAATGGCTAGGGGAGGGAGGATGGGTCTGGGGGCGGGGGCACTGCCTGCTAGGCGGCACCCCGGCCGTGGGGCGTCAGGCGATCAGGCCGCCAGGCGTGGGCGTTCCACGATCTGGTTGTCGACACCGCCGACCAGCGCGCTGAGCGTGATGTCGAAAACGATCTCGGCAAAGGGGCCGCTCAGGCCCTGGGCGCGGATGCTGGCCTCGTCGCTGTGCTCGGTCAGCGGGGGCACCAGGCCTTCGCGGGTGGCGTAGGCAAAGTCGTCATACACCAGAGGGTCGCCATCGATGTTGATCTGCGTGGTGAGCTTGCGGTGACCATCGGCCGTGACGAAGAAGTGGATGTGCGCGGGGCGGTTGCCATGGCGGCCCAGCTGGTTGAGCAGGGCCTGGGTGGGGCCATCGGGCGGGCAGCCATAGCCCATGGGCACGATGCTCTGGAATTTGTAGCGGCCTTGCGCATCGGCAATGATAGTGCGGCGCATGTTGAACGGCTTTTGCTCGCCGGTGGGGTCAAAGTGCGAGTAGAAGCCCTTGGTGTTGGCATGCCAGACCTCGACCTGCGCACCAGGCACTGGCTGGCCGTCAGCACCGTAGACGGTGCCGTGCATGATGAGGGTGTGGCCGGCGGTGTCGCTGCCGTCATCAAGGCGGCCATGGCCTTGCACTACGGGGGCGCCTGCCACGTAGAGCGGGCCTTCAATCGTGCGTGGTGTGCCATTGGCCACGCCCAACGCGGCGTCTTCGGCATCCATGCGCATGTCAAAGTAGCGGTCCAGCCCCAGGCCGGGCGACAGCAGGCCGGCCTCGCCGCGCGCACCGAGCTGGTTCAGGTAGGCAACGCCGGCCCAGTATTCGTCGGACGTGATGTCCAGGTCTTCAATGGCCTTGAACAGGTCGGACAGGATGCGGTGGATGATCTGCTTGGTGCGCGGGTTGCCACCGTCCTGGTTGAGGCCGCTGGCCAGACGCAGAAAATCCTGCACGTCGGGGGTGTTGAAGATAGGGGCGCTCATCGTAGTCTCCTTGTCGTAAATTCTTGGGGTCAATCTATCTGTCTAT contains the following coding sequences:
- a CDS encoding Rieske 2Fe-2S domain-containing protein, translated to MTTIASTDTFGAVEQLLETALHDDKEAGIYRCRRDIFTNPELFELEMKYLFESNWVYLAHESQIADNNDYYTTSIGRQPIIITRDKQGELHAVINACAHKGAMLCRKKHGNKGSFTCPFHGWTFSNAGKLLKVKDEKTTEYPITFNKNGSHDLTKVARFQNYRGFLFGSLNADVQPLEDYLGETRVIIDQIVDQAPEGLEVLRGNSSYIYDGNWKMQMENGCDGYHVSSVHWNYAATMSRRNAEGTKATDANNWSKSVAGVYGFENGHILLWTNTLNPEVRPIWNQREELAQRVGQERADFIVRQTRNLCLYPNVFLMDQFGTQIRVARPLNVNQTEISIFCFGPKGESAQDRATRIRQYEDFFNVSGMGTADDLEEFRACQAGYAGSAVRWNDMSRGAPLWIEGPDENAKKMGMSPLLSGERSEDEGLFVCQHDYWAKTMRKAVQQERAGAQP
- the catA gene encoding catechol 1,2-dioxygenase codes for the protein MSAPIFNTPDVQDFLRLASGLNQDGGNPRTKQIIHRILSDLFKAIEDLDITSDEYWAGVAYLNQLGARGEAGLLSPGLGLDRYFDMRMDAEDAALGVANGTPRTIEGPLYVAGAPVVQGHGRLDDGSDTAGHTLIMHGTVYGADGQPVPGAQVEVWHANTKGFYSHFDPTGEQKPFNMRRTIIADAQGRYKFQSIVPMGYGCPPDGPTQALLNQLGRHGNRPAHIHFFVTADGHRKLTTQINIDGDPLVYDDFAYATREGLVPPLTEHSDEASIRAQGLSGPFAEIVFDITLSALVGGVDNQIVERPRLAA